From the Rhodococcus sp. NBC_00297 genome, one window contains:
- a CDS encoding helix-hairpin-helix domain-containing protein codes for MTNDAPTDRGPVFDGVRIGRPATGALIDAGYRTVLDLPADLAVLSALHGVGPSAIRRLAEARDDRR; via the coding sequence ATGACGAACGACGCGCCGACCGATCGTGGGCCCGTGTTCGACGGTGTCCGCATCGGTAGGCCTGCGACGGGCGCGTTGATCGACGCCGGGTATCGCACGGTGCTCGACCTTCCGGCGGACCTCGCGGTGTTGTCCGCGCTGCACGGAGTGGGGCCGTCGGCGATCAGGCGGTTGGCCGAGGCGCGCGACGATCGGCGTTGA